Genomic segment of Candidatus Zixiibacteriota bacterium:
TCCTGGAACTGGGGTTTTGAAGCGGCCATTATCAACTACGACAACGCCCAGTATGATTTCGACGACATACCGATCATTTTCGGTTTCACTGTATCTTCCGCCTATGCCGACTATCGCAGTGCCTACAACAACTGCAAGACAGTTACCGCCACGATAGACCCGACTAACGGCAAGGCATACTCGGCCTGGGATCGTCACGACACCACCGATGATCAGTACCAGTTGTTTATTCGCCGTGACTATTATTACGACTGGGCGGATACATCCCAGATCATCACGAGCAGTTTCACCGATCCTGAATGGCATATCCGTTACCCGGTACTGGCCGCCCAGGGCAACAACGTGCTCATGGCGGCGGCGGTCTACCATGACACTCTGCCGGGTGATTACGATATCCTGTGCTGGTATACCGACGATGGAGACATCGAAAGCATGACCAGTTTCTCGGTCGTGGCCGGGACTTCATCGCCGGAGAACTACCCGGAAATTTCCCATGTCAGTGGCGATATCTATGTCTGCACCTATATCACCGACAGCACTCTCTATGCCAGCCGGAGCCTCGATGCCGGACTCACATGGAGCGCACCGGTACAGGTTTCGGATACAGCTCATCGTGTCAGCGAGGATTACCGATCGGCAGACATCGGAGAAGGTGGCAACAAGGTGATCTATTCCTATCTCGATTCAGGCAGTGGCAATGTCCTCATGGCGGTCAGGCAGTTAAATCAGCTTGATTTCGACGGCGACGGCGTCCTGTTCTACGACGACAACTGCCTCTTCACAGCCAATCCGCTCCAGCAGAATTCGGATTCCGATATTTACGGCGATGCCTGCGATAACTGCCCAACCGATGCTAATCCGGACCAGGTTGATGCCGACTCGGACGGTATCGGCGATGATTGCGATGTCTGCCCCAGCGATCCTGATAATGATATCGATGGCGACGGTTATTGCGCGGGAGCGGACAACTGCCCGGCTGTAAACAATCCCTCCCAGGCGGACGCCGATGTCGACGGTATCGGTGATGCCTGCGATAACTGCCCGGCTGTCGCCAACGGCGGCCAGGAAGATGCCGACGGAGATGGCGAGGGCGACGAATGCGACAGCTGTACTGATACTGATGGCGACGGCTATGGGAACCCGGGCTATCCGGCCAATACCTGCGCGCTGGATAACTGCCCCGAAACAGCCAACCCGTCCCAGACAGATACGGATGGCGATGGGGCCGGCGATGTTTGCGATTTGTGCGGTAACGCCAACGGCGACCTTGTTGTGGACGTCTCCGACGCGGTTTATATCATCAATTTCGCGTTTGCCGGAGGCCCGCCACCGGTGCCGTATTCCCAGGCTGACGCAAACTGCGATACTTTAGTTGATGTTTCAGATGCTGTCTATATCATTAATTACGCCTTCAGCGGCGGAAACGATCCCTGCGATATCGACGGCGATACCATTCCCGATTGCTAAATTTCTTCTACGTGAGAAAACCCGCCGATTTCATTCGGCGGGTTTTTTGATCGTAAATGCCAATTTTTATCGCTTCCATTGCCGTATTTTCATGTAGAAGAATATTTGACTGTTTCGCTGTAATTAGTATATTTAGACCGGGTCCATACAGGTCTCACCTTAAATATTTGCACGAATACTGTCCCGGCTCGTCTGATTAAAGCACGCGCTGGTATAAAATAGTCAACAAGGAAGGGTTTATGAAAACTATATTTATGACCGCTATCATCCTGCTTTTAACATTTTTTCAAGCCCAGGCAACCGACCTCTACCGGGTAAGTCTGAACAGCCCCGATGACGCCATGCTTTTGAACGGTCTTAAAGTGGAACCCGTTCTCAGAGTCGGAGGAAATTATATTATTACCGCGCCTTCTGGTCAGATCGATAAATTGATCCAGAACGGTATGCAGGTCGAACTGATCGCGACACAGGTAGAACTGGATGACCTCTATCTCGATCGCCGCATGGATGACCGCAACAAACAGGCCTATCCGGTAATCTTTGAATACGAAGGCTACCGTTTACTCCTGGTCGAGGACTACCAGCCTCCTGTTGATGAAGTTCCGGATCTGATGCCTTTGCACAACGATTTCATGGAATTTAAGTATAAACCGGATTTCCAGTACGATACCGGCCTCAAAAAACTGCCACTCGACCTCGACTCGATTGCCGAGCTTGTCGACCAGGATACGCTGACTGCTTACCTCTATCACCTGCAGTCATATTTCCGCAGGGTGGCGGGTACAACCGAAATCTACAACACGCGTGACTGGATTCATGACAAGTTCGAATCCTTCGGCTACGATTCGGTCTACAACGATCCATTCACCGCCGAAATCGGCGGAATCGACCGCCCTTGCTATAATGTTGTGGCGGTCAAACCCGGAACGACATATCCCGAGATTGAAATCATCGTCGGTGCGCATTACGACGGCGTTCCCGGATCACCGGCGGTCGACGACAACGGCAGTGGAACTGTCGGAGTACTCGAACTCGCAAGGATTTTCAGCGGGCTCGAAACCGATGTGACTTTTAAATTCATAACTTTCGATGCTGAGGAATGGGGCCTCCACGGTTCCTGGGACTACGCCGATAAAGCTGTCGCTAACGGCGATAATATCCTGTTGATGTTCAACATGGACATGATCGCTCATATCCAGAATACTAACAGGGCCAACCTGAAACATGGCGACAACACCATGTTCGCACAGCAGTGGATCGCGCTTTCACAATCTATCAGCAATATAACCGGGTACCTGGCGGGAGGATCTTCCGGATCGGACCATCATCCCTTCGACCAGAACGGCTATGATGTGATCTTTTTGCAGGAATATTACTTCTCCTATGTATATCATTCTTACAATGACAGCACGACATACATCAATTTTGATTATCTCGACCGCATGGTAGAAACTTCGGCGGCCATGCTCTATCAACTCGGCACCAGCGATGATTTCGACAGCGACGGGATCGTCAACTCTGTGGATAACTGCCTGATCGTTCCCAACCTGGGGCAGGCTGACACAGACGCTGACCAGGTTGGCGATATGTGCGATAACTGTGTCGACACACCCAACCAGAACCAGGCCGATTCCGACCACGACGGCGTCGGTGATGCCTGCGACGGCAAAGTTCACTTCACTTTACAGGAACCGCCCGACGCGCTTTTAGGAATCTATTACGAGTTCCAGTTCGAAGCCCTGGGTGGAACACCGCCCTACACCTGGACTAAAATCGGCGGGCAGATACCCTATGGTATAACGCTTGAAGATAACGGCCTGCTGGCTGGAACACCCACCTGGTCATCAAACTACCAGTTTACGGTTCAACTCAGCGACGCCTCCAATCCACAACTGGCTGATACGACAACTTATACGATCGTTGTCGAAGAGGGTATGCTGTGCGGTGATTCAAACGGCGACACAACTGTCGATGTATCGGATGCGGTTTACATAATCAACTACGCCTTTGCCGGTGGCCCGGCACCGGATCCCTATGATCAGGCTGACGCCAACTGTGATACGCTGGTCGATGTTTCTGATGCTGTCTATATCATTAACTACGCTTTCAGCGGTGGCAATGATCCCTGCGATATCGACGGTGATACAGTCCCCGATTGCTAATT
This window contains:
- a CDS encoding M28 family peptidase; the encoded protein is MKTIFMTAIILLLTFFQAQATDLYRVSLNSPDDAMLLNGLKVEPVLRVGGNYIITAPSGQIDKLIQNGMQVELIATQVELDDLYLDRRMDDRNKQAYPVIFEYEGYRLLLVEDYQPPVDEVPDLMPLHNDFMEFKYKPDFQYDTGLKKLPLDLDSIAELVDQDTLTAYLYHLQSYFRRVAGTTEIYNTRDWIHDKFESFGYDSVYNDPFTAEIGGIDRPCYNVVAVKPGTTYPEIEIIVGAHYDGVPGSPAVDDNGSGTVGVLELARIFSGLETDVTFKFITFDAEEWGLHGSWDYADKAVANGDNILLMFNMDMIAHIQNTNRANLKHGDNTMFAQQWIALSQSISNITGYLAGGSSGSDHHPFDQNGYDVIFLQEYYFSYVYHSYNDSTTYINFDYLDRMVETSAAMLYQLGTSDDFDSDGIVNSVDNCLIVPNLGQADTDADQVGDMCDNCVDTPNQNQADSDHDGVGDACDGKVHFTLQEPPDALLGIYYEFQFEALGGTPPYTWTKIGGQIPYGITLEDNGLLAGTPTWSSNYQFTVQLSDASNPQLADTTTYTIVVEEGMLCGDSNGDTTVDVSDAVYIINYAFAGGPAPDPYDQADANCDTLVDVSDAVYIINYAFSGGNDPCDIDGDTVPDC